One segment of Vigna unguiculata cultivar IT97K-499-35 unplaced genomic scaffold, ASM411807v1 contig_502, whole genome shotgun sequence DNA contains the following:
- the LOC114172245 gene encoding uncharacterized protein LOC114172245 yields MRDHLFIFGIMRSYTLWTWHGEVLDKPTTSRGTDYVDDWMNDHLEDMVRDVGEENFGKVHLYDSLKSDSEEQLYPGCTNFTRLSATLKLFSLKARHGWTDTSFTELLELLKEMLPENNTLPIRNYEAKKVLCPMGLEYQKIHACPNDCVLYRDEFASLKACPTCGLSRFKKKIDGNSGDEDKDGPPAKVMWYLPIIPRCKRLFSIKEDAKNLKWHVDGRKCDNLLRHPADSPQWKKIDETFPEFGAEPRNLRLGLATDGMNPYRNLSSKHSSWPVLLMIYNLSPLLCMKRKYMMLSMMISGPRQPGNDIDVYLKPLIDDLKLLWEEGVDVYDSYSEELFCLRAMLFCTINDFPAYGNLSGYSVKGHFACPICEKNTSYIQLKHGQKTVYTRHRKFLPRNHPYRRMKKAFNGSPEDEVVARPRNGEEIYNQVENIDIVFGKHPKKKTTEKSIWKKRSIFFNLPYWCKLDVRHCIDVMHVEKNVCDSVIGTLLNVKGKTKDGVKARQDLAEMGIRELHAQSIGRRTYLPPACHTLSRKEKQIFCECLRSVKVPQGYSSNISSLVSMQDLKGILTRLCMFFNAICKKVIDPRVLDDLENEAIRLLCQLEMYFPPSFFDIMVHLIVHLVREIRLCGPVFLRWMYPVERYMKILKGYVKNQYRPEASIIERYIAEEAIEFCSSYMPSCEPIGVPKIRHEGKCEGKGVRGVKIQSVSRKLVDQAHLYILNNTVEVIPYITQHIDETKSAHPRMSEKWALNEHNKTFLSWFKKKVYATPNVSETLLRLARGPNNDVITYGGYYINNHCFYSKMEDDKSRVQNSGVTLQAESVHFASSKDKNPVTTSMSYFGIIHEIWEVDYVTFRVPVFKCKWVDSNSGVSTDDFGFTLVDLNKMSDTNEPFIMASQARQIFYVIDPANQKLSVVLEGRNMHVNDDEDCLDILETTSFSSRTIQDKVDDVTDDIHAIRSDHNEGMTSSGSDQEGPGRSVTRLPDVTNRRERMPVHIDPRSGEPSGPWEKKYRSYIGMLAKTKVSIAIACWDDVAEVEKNLLWQDLVHKFEITPNTERIRKKVLSHIATRWRDFKARLTRLYVFGDRQHDTPCEKYKISEEEWMQFRACRESGDWKKGQQPNKDKGLMIHHMYSLEVVMHYWRKN; encoded by the exons ATGCGTGATCATCTATTCATCTTTGGTATAATGAGAAGTTATACACTTTGGACTTGGCATGGAGAAGTATTAGACAAGCCTACAACGTCACGAGGAACAGATTATGTAGATGACTGGATGAATGATCATTTAGAAGATATGGTACGTGATGTTGGGGAGGAGAATTTTGGAAAAGTTCATTTATATGATTCTCTTAAGTCCGATTCAGAGGAACAATTGTACCCAGGATGCACTAACTTTACGCGACTGTCAGcaactttgaaattattcagTTTAAAAGCAAGGCATGGATGGACGGATACAAGTTTCACAGAATTGTTGGAGTTGTTAAAGGAGATGCTTCCAGAAAATAACACGTTACCTATCCGTAATTACGAAGCGAAGAAAGTTTTATGTCCAATGGGTTTGgaatatcaaaagatacatgCATGCCCAAATGATTGTGTTTTATACAGAGACGAGTTTGCTTCACTGAAGGCGTGTCCAACATGTGGTTTATCgcggtttaaaaagaaaattgatggaaatagtGGCGATGAAGACAAAGATGGTCCACCTGCTAAGGTGATGTGGTACCTTCCTATAATTCCTAGATGCAAACGACTATTTTCCATTAAAGAAGATGCAAAAAACCTGAAATGGCACGTTGATGGAAGAAAGTGTGATAATCTTCTTCGACACCCAGCTGATTCTCCACAATGGAAGAAGATTGATGAAACATTTCCAGAATTTGGTGCTGAGCCAAGAAACTTAAGACTTGGACTTGCTACAGATGGTATGAATCCTTATAGGAACTTAAGTAGCAAACATAGTTCGTGGCCAGTTTTGCTGATGATTTACAATTTATCTCCTTTGTTGTGCATGAAGAGGAAAtatatgatgttgtctatgatgatatcgggTCCTAGACAACCTGGAAATGACATTGATGTGTACCTAAAGCCGTTGATCGATGATTTGAAACTATTATGGGAAGAAGGTGTCGATGTGTATGATTCATATTCTGAAGAATTGTTTTGTTTGCGTGCAATGTTGTTTTGCACCATAAATGATTTTCCAGCATATGGAAACTTGAGCGGTTACAGTGTTAAAGGTCATTTTGCATGTCccatttgtgaaaaaaacaCGAGTTATATTCAATTGAAGCACGGTCAGAAAACTGTGTATACAAGACATCGAAAGTTTCTTCCTCGAAATCATCCTTATCGTAGAATGAAAAAAGCATTTAATGGAAGTCCTGAGGATGAAGTTGTAGCGAGACCCCGCAATGGTGAAGAAATATACAACCAAGTGGAAAACATTGACATTGTGTTTGGGAAACATCCAAAGAAAAAGACCACGGAAAAAAGCATTTGGAAGAAACGATCAATCTTCTTTAATCTTCCATATTGGTGTAAACTTGATGTACGACATTGTATAGACGTGATGCacgttgaaaaaaatgtatgtgatagCGTCATCGGGACTTTACTAAATGTAAAAGGAAAGACTAAAGATGGAGTTAAAGCACGACAAGATTTGGCTGAAATGGGCATCCGTGAGTTACATGCACAATCAATTGGAAGACGAACCTACCTGCCTCCAGCTTGTCACACTCTTTCTAGAAAAGAGAAGCAAATTTTTTGTGAGTGTTTAAGAAGTGTGAAGGTTCCCCAAggttactcttcaaatattagtaGCCTTGTTTCTATGCAAGATTTAAA AGGTATTCTAACACGTTTGTGTATGTTCTTCAATGCCATATGCAAGAAAGTTATTGACCCTCGAGTGTTAGACGATTTGGAAAATGAGGCCATTAGACTATTGTGTCAATTGGAAATGTATTTTCCACCTTCATTTTTCGATATCATGGTTCATTTGATAGTTCATCTTGTGAGGGAAATTCGATTATGTGGGCCAGTTTTCTTGAGATGGATGTACCCAGTGGAAAGATACATGAAGATCTTAAAGGGATATGTCAAGAATCAGTATCGACCAGAAGCTTCTATTATAGAGCGGTACATTGCAGAAGAAGCCATTGAATTCTGCTCAAGTTATATGCCAAGTTGTGAACCAATTGGAGTTCCTAAGATTAGACATGAAGGTAAATGTGAAGGTAAGGGTGTGCGTGGAGTGAAGATTCAAAGTGTTAGTAGAAAATTAGTTGATCAAGCCCATTTGTACATCTTAAACAACACTGTAGAGGTCATTCCTTACATAACGCAACACATTGATGAAACGAAATCAGCACATCCACGAATGAGTGAAAAATGGGCACTTAATGAACATAACAAAACATTCTTATCATGGTTTAAGAAAAAGGTTTACGCGACTCCAAATGTTTCTGAAACTCTATTGAGGCTAGCTCGTGGACCGAACAATGATGTCATTACATATGGCGGGTACTACATAAACaatcattgtttttattcaaagatggaagatgacaaaagtaGAGTTCAAAATAGTGGGGTTACACTTCAAGCTGAATCTGTACATTTTGCCAGTTCTAAGGACAAGAATCCAGTGACAACATCCATGAGTTACTTTGGAATAATACACGAAATATGGGAAGTTGATTATGTGACTTTTAGAGTGCCAGTTTTCAAGTGTAAATGGGTTGATAGTAATTCGGGTGTTAGCACAGATGACTTTGGCTTTACTTTGGTGGATCTTAACAAGATGAGTGATACAAATGAACCATTTATTATGGCTAGTCAAgcaagacaaattttttatgtcattgATCCAGCCAATCAGAAATTGTCAGTTGTATTGGAAGGAAGAAACATGCACgtaaatgatgatgaagattgTCTAGACATACTTGAGACAACGTctttctcatcaagaaccattcAAGACAAAGTTGATGATGTAACTGATGACATCCAtgctattcgaagtgatcacaATGAAG GTATGACAAGCTCCGGATCAGACCAAGAGGGACCTGGTAGATCTGTGACTCGGTTGCCGGATGTCACAAATCGACGAGAGAGGATGCCGGTCCACATTGATCCTCGATCGGGTGAACCCAGTGGCCCTTGGGAAAAAAAGTACCGTAGCTACATAGGAATGTTGGCCAAAACGAAAGTTTCTATTGCAATTGCATGTTGGGATGACGTCGCGGAGGTCGAGAAGAACCTCCTATGGCAAGATCTTGTG CACAAATTTGAGATTACTCCGAACACTGAGCGAATTAGAAAGAAAGTCTTATCTCACATAGCCACCAGATGGAGGGACTTCAAGGCAAGGCTCACACGTTTATATGTGTTTGGAGATAGACAACATGACACTCCTTGTGAGAAGTACAAAATCTCGGAGGAGGAGTGGATGCAATTTCGTGCATGTAGAGAGTCTGGAGACTG GAAAAAAGGACAGCAGCCCAACAAAGACAAAGGCTTAATGATACACCACATGTACTCTCTCGAGGTGGTTATGCATtattggagaaaaaattga